The segment GTGGTGATCCGGCGCACGCTGGTGGAGCTGTTTGGGGTGCCGGAAAGCAAGCTGCACAGTCTGATCGGCCATCGTATTCACGACGGCTACGGGATTAGCCTGCCGCTGGTAGAGCGCACCCTTGCGCAAAAGCCGTTTCCCACTCTGGTGATTACCGCCGATTGCGGCAGCTCCGATGAGCCGCGTATCGCGCGTTTAAAAGCGGCGGGTATCGACGTGGTCGTTAGCGACCACCACGCCCTGCCCATCGAGGGGCCGCCATCCTCTGCCTATGCCTGTGTAAACCCTACTCGCTCGGACTGTGAATACCCCGACAAAACCATCGCTGGCTGTATGGTGGCATGGCTGCTGATGTCTCTGGCTCGCGGTGTGTTGATTGAGTGGGGGGCGCTATCAGAGTCGACGCCCAAGCTGTCGCCCTGGCTCTCATACGTAGCGCTGGGCACGGTAGCGGATTGTGTCTCCTTAGGCGGCAGCCCCGCCAACCGCGCGGTGGTCAATCAAGGGTTAAAACTGATCAATCGTATGGATGCGGCGTGCTGGCGCGCCATGGCCACGCGCTTAGGTGCTGACAGCGTACCGTTTAACGCCGAGACGTTAGCGTTTCAGATGGGGCCGCGCATCAATGCTCGCTCGCGGCTGGACGACCCCTACGCGGCGCTACACTTTATGCTGGCCGAGAACGATGGAGTCGCCAATCGTCAGCTTGATGTGCTGGATCAGGATAACCAGTCTCGCAAAGCGATTGAGGCCGATATGGCCGCCGAGGCGCGCACTCTGGCGGTAAGTGCGTTAACCGCTGATGAGCCCGCCGTGGTGGTGCTACTTGAAGATGGCCACCCTGGCGTACAGGGTATCGTTGCCTCGCGGTTGGTTCAGGCCTACGGGCGCCCGGCGCTGGTGTTAACACAAGCATCAGCACCGGGCATGCTAACCGGCTCCGGCCGCTCTATCGATGGGCTACATCTGCGCGATGCCCTACAGCGCACTTTTGAGCTTGCTCCCCAGGCGTTACCACGCTTTGGCGGCCATAGTGGCGCGGCAGGGGTGGGCGTGCCACGTGATCAGCTTGATGCCTTTAAAACGGCTTTCTTGCAGGCAGTGGGCGAGCAGTTAGAGGGACGAACGCTCTATCCGCGCCTTTGGACGGATGGCGAGCTCTCCACTGCACAGCTTTCGCTAACCACTCTGCAAGAAATTGAAACGCTCGGCCCCTATGGGCGTGAATTCGACCCGCCGCTGTTTGAAGGGCGTTTTATCGTCGAGGCGCTGCGCCCGGTGGGTGCCGATGGCGCGCATCTTATGTTAGAGCTTTCCACTGGCCCGGTGACCTGCAAAGCGATCTGGTTTCGCGCTCTAACGCCGGGTGAACTGCCTGGATTTAACGTGGGCGATACGCTGCACTGTGCTTACAAACTTAACCGCAACCGCTGGCGTGGCCGCGAGACGCTGCAATTGATGGTCGAACACGC is part of the Halomonas alkaliantarctica genome and harbors:
- a CDS encoding single-stranded-DNA-specific exonuclease RecJ, whose protein sequence is MSDLPHSTLASGTLSSSTTRPRLEPRPVDEALYARAQAEGLSELQARLLASRLPGYSGELLPLISPSLRYLAHPEKLADGRHAAERIAQAVAEGEAIGILTDYDVDGITSHVVIRRTLVELFGVPESKLHSLIGHRIHDGYGISLPLVERTLAQKPFPTLVITADCGSSDEPRIARLKAAGIDVVVSDHHALPIEGPPSSAYACVNPTRSDCEYPDKTIAGCMVAWLLMSLARGVLIEWGALSESTPKLSPWLSYVALGTVADCVSLGGSPANRAVVNQGLKLINRMDAACWRAMATRLGADSVPFNAETLAFQMGPRINARSRLDDPYAALHFMLAENDGVANRQLDVLDQDNQSRKAIEADMAAEARTLAVSALTADEPAVVVLLEDGHPGVQGIVASRLVQAYGRPALVLTQASAPGMLTGSGRSIDGLHLRDALQRTFELAPQALPRFGGHSGAAGVGVPRDQLDAFKTAFLQAVGEQLEGRTLYPRLWTDGELSTAQLSLTTLQEIETLGPYGREFDPPLFEGRFIVEALRPVGADGAHLMLELSTGPVTCKAIWFRALTPGELPGFNVGDTLHCAYKLNRNRWRGRETLQLMVEHASPI